GCATCGCGCGGGTCGATGCGGAGACGATCGACCGGATCAACATCAAGCAGGCGGCGAGGCTGGCGATGAAGCAAGCGGTCGAGAAGCTGGACGTTCGGCCGGATTACCTGCTGGTCGACGCGGAGCGGGTGGACGGCGGCTTGCCGCAGACGGCGATTATTCACGGGGACGCGCTGAGCCAATCGATCGCAGCGGCGTCCATCCTGGCCAAGGTGACCCGGGACCGGCTGTGCGAGCAATGGGACGCGCTCTGCCCCGAATACGGAATAGCCGGCCACAAAGGATATGCGACCAAGGCGCACCGCGAAGCGATTCTGCTGTACGGGCCGAGCCCGATGCACCGGAGGTCGTTTCTGGGCAAGCTGCTGGCCGAACAGGAGCAGTTGACGCTGTTTTGAGGGAATAACCCGCGGGCTGCAGGATCGGCGGCGAGTTGCCGATAATAGCGGTACATAGACGAACGCCGAAGGCGTGATGAGGAACGGGGAGGACGGACGATGCAGATCTCATGGGACGGGCTGGTGCGGTCGCTGGCCGGCGGAGGGCCGCGCCAGGAGGCCCGGACGATCGAATTGAGGCCGGGACAATTGGTGCAGGGAACCGTCGTGCGTCCGCTGGACGGAGGAGAGGCGCTTGTCTCGATCAACGGCGTGCCGGTCAAGGCGAAGCTGGAGACGTCGCTCCCGGCCGGCCAGCCGACGCTGCTGCAAGTGCAGAGCGATCCGACGGGTCAAGGCGCGATTATCCTGAAGCCGTTCGCCGGCGGCACGGCCGAGCTGTCGGACGAAGCGGCCCGGCAACTGTTGAAGGGCTGGGGGATGGAGGCCAGCCCGGACAACCGCGCCATGCTGCGCGCGATGGCGCGGGA
This DNA window, taken from Paenibacillus thermoaerophilus, encodes the following:
- a CDS encoding ribonuclease HII; the encoded protein is MGENAPMEERKERSGRTSKPKQAATETADRLEHERRLWAEGFVRIAGVDEVGRGCLFGDVVAAAVILPQGLELPEVDDSKKLTAAKREQLYDLIVREAVAYGIARVDAETIDRINIKQAARLAMKQAVEKLDVRPDYLLVDAERVDGGLPQTAIIHGDALSQSIAAASILAKVTRDRLCEQWDALCPEYGIAGHKGYATKAHREAILLYGPSPMHRRSFLGKLLAEQEQLTLF